A single genomic interval of Heterodontus francisci isolate sHetFra1 chromosome 45, sHetFra1.hap1, whole genome shotgun sequence harbors:
- the LOC137356275 gene encoding serine/threonine-protein kinase SBK1-like, which produces MATAAGLGPELYIEEMMLLVSQSLAKMEVSEHYEVIRDLGSGTFGKVQLVRHRFRGTMMALKLLAKSRTQMRRFLREYSMSLYLSAHPFITKPFGIAFESHDHYAFVQEYAPVGDLFELIQPQVGIPEAAAKRCALQVAMALEHLHGRSLVHRDVKPENILLFDRECRRVKLADFGLVRRTGVNVRQGGSVVPYMAPELCDEDAQKVGSRVGCAEDVWAFGVVVYSILTGYFPWERTSAEDPLYRAFARWQREAEPQETPPQWTCFTREARQMLKGFLALQAKDRSPVKEVMAYLKLRWIADSKAKPSGDKLQVSKELPVNTGVAIPASIKENPSCATLIVRESANILCPKQV; this is translated from the exons ATGGCGACCGCCGCTGGCCTGGGCCCCGAGCTCTACATTGAGGAGATGATGCTGCTGGTGTCGCAGAGCCTCGCCAAGATGGAAGTCAGCGAGCACTACGAGGTGATCAGGGACCTGGGCAGTGGCACCTTCGGGAAGGTGCAGCTCGTGAGGCACCGTTTTCGAG GGACCATGATGGCACTGAAACTGCTGGCGAAAAGCCGAACACAGATGAGACGCTTCCTGCGTGAGTACAGCATGTCTCTCTACCTCTCCGCTCATCCCTTCATCACCAAGCCCTTCGGCATCGCCTTCGAGTCACATGACCACTACGCCTTCGTCCAGGAGTATGCACCCGTGGGGGACTTGTTCGAGCTGATTCAGCCGCAG GTCGGGATTCCCGAGGCGGCAGCCAAGCGCTGCGCTCTCCAGGTGGCCATGGCCCTCGAGCACCTGCACGGCCGCAGCCTCGTCCACCGGGACGTCAAGCCCGAGAACATCCTGCTCTTCGACCGGGAGTGCCGGCGCGTCAAGCTGGCCGACTTCGGCCTGGTGCGGCGCACGGGCGTCAACGTGCGGCAAGGCGGCAGCGTGGTGCCCTACATGGCCCCCGAGCTCTGCGATGAGGACGCCCAGAAGGTGGGGTCCAGGGTGGGCTGCGCCGAGGACGTCTGGGCCTTCGGTGTGGTGGTCTACAGCATCCTGACGGGATACTTCCCCTGGGAGCGCACCTCGGCCGAGGACCCCCTCTACCGAGCCTTCGCCCGCTGGCAGCGAGAGGCGGAGCCGCAGGAGACTCCTCCCCAGTGGACGTGCTTTACCAGGGAGGCCAGGCAGATGCTCAAAGGATTCCTCGCCCTCCAGGCCAAGGACAGATCGCCTGTAAAGGAGGTCATGGCCTACCTCAAGCTCCGTTGGATTGCTGACTCCAAGGCCAAACCCTCCGGGGACAAGCTGCAAGTCTCCAAGGAGCTGCCGGTGAACACAGGCGTGGCAATCCCTGCCAGCATAAAGGAAAACCCCAGCTGTGCCACTTTGATAGTCAGGGAGTCCGCCAACATTCTTTGTCCCAAGCAGGTCTGA